In a genomic window of Rhopalosiphum maidis isolate BTI-1 chromosome 4, ASM367621v3, whole genome shotgun sequence:
- the LOC113549810 gene encoding uncharacterized protein LOC113549810 isoform X2 codes for MTNEQLIGVIDVESEIVKFSILNHNGNILLNSYRPIELIKPYPGWVEVDAENIWNAVCTTINEVIVKLELQNLSKDNIKIIGIINERDTVLAWDLESSKPLCNAIHYTDTRTDTIIQDCIQNCPKALNDIEDATGSKVTSMFSGIKLKWIINNKHIIKQPASMENIKFGTLDTWIVWKLTKDACQFFDVPISLLPTIKSSSEYYGTIEETHLKGISIGSIFADHQAALYGLHFDKPGQIMSNYGDSCAVSCIIGTEFKRSNNGLITTVAYKIDKEPAVYAFEGWTSVGGKAIEWLKNNMKIVDSDEEIESLNIDVSDVYFVPAFNGLAAPHWKPDAKGIICGMTHFTNKKHILRAALEAFCFHTKDVCVAFEKDTNIVPSQLFVDGLYSIYNNILSYQADIMGIDVISSQMTDDMAIYGSAKAAAKVINIELGSHEWSLNISKPTTTEEEQKNRYSKWLKAIRRSTGITKPQPNQTIADNYNNFSSNFLSTAYLIAMMGMMVFSDKN; via the exons ATGACGAATGAACAATTAATTGGAGTAATTGATGTTGAATCCGAAATAGTCAAATTTTCCATACTCAATCATAatggaaatattttgttgaattcaTACAGGCCTATTGAACTCATAAAACCATACCCTGGTTGGGTTGAAGTCGATGCTGAAAATATTTGGAATGCGGTATGTACAACTATTAATGAAGTAATAGTTAAACTAGAGCTACAAAATTTATCTAAAGATAACATTAAGATAATTGGGATTATAAATGAAAGGGATACTGTATTAGCATGGGATTTAGAATCAAGTAAACCACTATGCAATGCAATTCATTACACCGATACTCGTACAGACACAATCATTCAAGACTGTATACAAAATTGTCCAAAAGCACTTAATGACATTGAAGATGCAACTGGCTCAAAAGTAACATCAATGTTCAgtggaattaaattaaaatggataattaataataaacacattataaaacaacCGGCTTcaatggaaaatattaaatttggaaCATTAGATACTTGGATAGTTTGGAAGCTTACTAAAG ACGCTTGCCAATTTTTTGATGTTCCAATTTCATTATTGCCAACAATTAAAAGTTCTTCTGAATATTATGGAACTATAGAAGAAACACATTTAAAGGGTATATCAATTGGATCAATATTTGCTGATCATCAAGCTGCGCTTTATGgattacattttgataaacCTGGTCAAATAATGAGTAATTATGGTGATAGTTGTGCAGTGTCTTGTATAATAGGAACAGAATTTAAAAGATCTAATAATGGATTAATCACAACAGTAGCATACAAAATTGATAAAGAACCAGCAGTTTATGCTTTTGAAGGTTGGACATCAGTAGGTGGAAAAGCAATAGAATggttaaagaataatatgaaaatcgtAGACAGCGATGAAGAAATAGAATCATTAAACATAGATGTAAGCGATGTATATTTTGTCCCTGCTTTTAATGGGTTAGCAGCACCACATTGGAAACCAGATGCCAAGGGTATAATATGTGGTATGACTCATTTTACtaacaaaaaacatatactTCGAGCTGCATTAGAAGCATTTTGCTTTCATACCAAAGATGTATGTGTTGCATTTGAAAAAGATACAAATATAGTTCCATCTCAGTTGTTTGTAGATGGTCTTTAttctatttacaataatatattaagttatcaaGCTGATATCATGGGAATAGATGTAATAAGCTCACAAATGACTGACGACATGGCTATATATGGCTCAGCTAAAGCAGCAGCAAAAGTCATAAATATTGAACTTGGAAGTCACGAGTGGTCACTTAACATATCAAAACCAACAACGACAGAAGAAGAACAAAAAAATCGGTATTCAAAATGGTTAAAAGCTATAAGACGTAGTACTGGGATAACAAAACCACAACCAAATCAAACAATAgctgataattataataattttagttcgaACTTTTTATCTACAGCATACTTAATAGCTATGATGGGTATGATGGTTTTTTCTGATaagaactaa
- the LOC113549810 gene encoding uncharacterized protein LOC113549810 isoform X1: protein MTNEQLIGVIDVESEIVKFSILNHNGNILLNSYRPIELIKPYPGWVEVDAENIWNAVCTTINEVIVKLELQNLSKDNIKIIGIINERDTVLAWDLESSKPLCNAIHYTDTRTDTIIQDCIQNCPKALNDIEDATGSKVTSMFSGIKLKWIINNKHIIKQPASMENIKFGTLDTWIVWKLTKGNLYVTDITNASRTLLMNLKTLEWSPDACQFFDVPISLLPTIKSSSEYYGTIEETHLKGISIGSIFADHQAALYGLHFDKPGQIMSNYGDSCAVSCIIGTEFKRSNNGLITTVAYKIDKEPAVYAFEGWTSVGGKAIEWLKNNMKIVDSDEEIESLNIDVSDVYFVPAFNGLAAPHWKPDAKGIICGMTHFTNKKHILRAALEAFCFHTKDVCVAFEKDTNIVPSQLFVDGLYSIYNNILSYQADIMGIDVISSQMTDDMAIYGSAKAAAKVINIELGSHEWSLNISKPTTTEEEQKNRYSKWLKAIRRSTGITKPQPNQTIADNYNNFSSNFLSTAYLIAMMGMMVFSDKN from the coding sequence ATGACGAATGAACAATTAATTGGAGTAATTGATGTTGAATCCGAAATAGTCAAATTTTCCATACTCAATCATAatggaaatattttgttgaattcaTACAGGCCTATTGAACTCATAAAACCATACCCTGGTTGGGTTGAAGTCGATGCTGAAAATATTTGGAATGCGGTATGTACAACTATTAATGAAGTAATAGTTAAACTAGAGCTACAAAATTTATCTAAAGATAACATTAAGATAATTGGGATTATAAATGAAAGGGATACTGTATTAGCATGGGATTTAGAATCAAGTAAACCACTATGCAATGCAATTCATTACACCGATACTCGTACAGACACAATCATTCAAGACTGTATACAAAATTGTCCAAAAGCACTTAATGACATTGAAGATGCAACTGGCTCAAAAGTAACATCAATGTTCAgtggaattaaattaaaatggataattaataataaacacattataaaacaacCGGCTTcaatggaaaatattaaatttggaaCATTAGATACTTGGATAGTTTGGAAGCTTACTAAAGGTAATCTATACGTGACAGACATTACCAATGCTTCTCGGAcgttattaatgaatttaaaaactttggaATGGTCTCCAGACGCTTGCCAATTTTTTGATGTTCCAATTTCATTATTGCCAACAATTAAAAGTTCTTCTGAATATTATGGAACTATAGAAGAAACACATTTAAAGGGTATATCAATTGGATCAATATTTGCTGATCATCAAGCTGCGCTTTATGgattacattttgataaacCTGGTCAAATAATGAGTAATTATGGTGATAGTTGTGCAGTGTCTTGTATAATAGGAACAGAATTTAAAAGATCTAATAATGGATTAATCACAACAGTAGCATACAAAATTGATAAAGAACCAGCAGTTTATGCTTTTGAAGGTTGGACATCAGTAGGTGGAAAAGCAATAGAATggttaaagaataatatgaaaatcgtAGACAGCGATGAAGAAATAGAATCATTAAACATAGATGTAAGCGATGTATATTTTGTCCCTGCTTTTAATGGGTTAGCAGCACCACATTGGAAACCAGATGCCAAGGGTATAATATGTGGTATGACTCATTTTACtaacaaaaaacatatactTCGAGCTGCATTAGAAGCATTTTGCTTTCATACCAAAGATGTATGTGTTGCATTTGAAAAAGATACAAATATAGTTCCATCTCAGTTGTTTGTAGATGGTCTTTAttctatttacaataatatattaagttatcaaGCTGATATCATGGGAATAGATGTAATAAGCTCACAAATGACTGACGACATGGCTATATATGGCTCAGCTAAAGCAGCAGCAAAAGTCATAAATATTGAACTTGGAAGTCACGAGTGGTCACTTAACATATCAAAACCAACAACGACAGAAGAAGAACAAAAAAATCGGTATTCAAAATGGTTAAAAGCTATAAGACGTAGTACTGGGATAACAAAACCACAACCAAATCAAACAATAgctgataattataataattttagttcgaACTTTTTATCTACAGCATACTTAATAGCTATGATGGGTATGATGGTTTTTTCTGATaagaactaa
- the LOC113549799 gene encoding prominin-like protein isoform X1, whose translation MSVGGRWVVCVALLLQLAARSEGNWLKNFAKPKPQLRLMEGVTEHLHNVMPYEQVQFSSPNVSTAYVSSTKFQAAGMGHLYFITNKFIQYILSDQAFPEGFIDVEGDNTIQIDYLSHEWPILVSHYWASATVLVAGLVFAVLMPLIGLTLCCCRCTGGCGSRSQPFDAKYDSCKRQFYGIILAGLTILISFGVVCTFVSNEYLEDGVKELPLNVKKSLNDTRLFINNTKKEVDNLLVVNFDELEETLSNILEASGEIVKKKLGDVSKASVLSNLTAVVNGLGLIKQDLSNVDLLTRQLQETALQLDAALKECRSIIMKKLESCRFERTCRDILNRFNIQDLSLEANFSQILDNDLPKLPNVTATLKNISDFITADIEEEVMKGQQQFEKVKTIIQNAVNDNIPEIKLNIRKVGNAIKENCVKVDRVLDRVDSTIANSYSPTEQGEGLLKEFSPYRYYVCLGVAITLFLILICLTLGLFCGFCGSRPEGGYRDDDCCNKGTGASYLMMAVWLMFLSSAFLMIIALFYFVTGVTTDRIICEPLQNPTPSRVLNIVNRLYDVSAIHKLDNQQQPYSRPTPINNDFNISSIIRDCHRNMSLFQVLKMERLIDLNKVLEYPTSFGIDEHIDQLVSKIKLEGEIVILTPEAEKQLIKLSKSPLSSINFPAYTHILGEKITSIDLIQLADALNQTASQLPMSKSEVKFSLTNQAMYLKVHQAQQVALMLDISQRLESTANQLQEHLRFNHSSLRHAVEHLLIEVEQAQKYLYNEGPTIVTKLAKEFGEEFNKHIDQYLQRIVNQIREDVGKCWPMSQAYNASIVAGCQKILNPYNGFWMSVGICSILFMPIIILCVKLASLYQKSDPYPGPLVEAEYLYDAYTDRENIPLASSNNKKKNARNKPRKKVTTAPCGNRSSSIPIGYENMSNPEIAVNTSATESRHPGHGGSVDYSAHLGRANIVVPTTSPSGGLPEAQPKPTWDFPNGGPPHYQNPISSEYERPPPYYYPGPSGPPGAPPESQSS comes from the exons GATTCATTGATGTGGAAGGTGATAATACGATTCAAATCGATTATTTATCTCATGAATGGCCGATATTGGTAAGCCATTACTGGGCAAGTGCTACCGTGTTAGTTGCTGGACTAGTGTTTGCTGTTTTAATGCCACTTATTGGACTGACGTTATGCTGTTGTCGTTGTACTGGAGGTTGTGGCTCTCGGTCTCAACCATTTGACGCCAAATACGATTCATGCAAAAGACAGTTTTATGGCATAATACTAGCTGGGCTTACTATACTAATATC atttggcGTTGTTTGTACATTTGTGAGTAATGAATATTTGGAAGACGGTGTTAAGGAGTTACCATTAAATGTTAAGAAATCTTTAAATGATACCAgactgtttataaataatacaaaaaaa GaagttgataatttattagttgtaaACTTTGATGAATTGGAAGAAACACTTTCAAATATATTGGaag CTAGTGgtgaaattgttaaaaaaaaacttggtgATGTTTCTAAAGCATCagttttatctaatttaactGCTGTTGTAAATGGACTGGGGCTCATCAAACAAGATCTTTCTAATGTAGATTTATTGACTCGTCAATTACAAGAAACAGCTCTGCAATTAGATGCTG ccttAAAGGAATGTcgatcaataataatgaaaaaattggagTCATGTCGATTTGAACGTACTTGTcgtgatattttaaatcgattcAATATTCAAGATCTTTCTTTAGAAGCAAATTTTAGCCag ATATTAGACAATGATCTTCCAAAG TTGCCAAATGTAACAGCTACCTTGAAGAATATATCTGATTTTATTACTGCTGATATTGAGGAAGAGGTAATGAAGGGTCAGcaacaatttgaaaaagtaaaaactattatacagaATGCTGTTAATGACAATATCCCAGAAATAAAACTGAATATTCGAAAAGTGGGAAATGctattaaagaaaattgtGTAAAAGTGGATAGAGTTCTAGATCGTGTAGATTCTACAATTGCTAATTCATATTCCCCGACAGAACAAGGAGAAGGCCTATTAAAAGAATTTTCACCTTAtcg atattatgtttGCTTGGGTGTAGCAATTACactgtttttgattttgatttgtcTAACTCTTGGATTATTCTGTGGATTTTGTGGTAGTCGACCAGAAGGTGGATATCGTGATGATGATTGTTGCAATAAAGGAACAGGTGCCTCATACTTGATGAT ggCTGTATGGTTAATGTTTTTGTCATCAGCATTTTTGATGATCATtgctttgttttattttgttactgGTGTCACTACAGATCGTATCATATGCGAACCATTGCAAAACCCTACACCTTCAAGGGTTTTGAACATAGTAAATCGTTTGTACGATGTATCTGCGATTCATAAATTAGATAATCAACAGCAGCCTTATTCAAGACCAACACCaatcaataatgattttaatattagttctaTAATTCg AGATTGCCATCGTAACATGAGTTTATtccaagttttaaaaatggagAGACTTATTGATCTTAACAAAGTTTTAGAATATCCCACTTCTTTTGGTATTGATGAACATATTGATCAATtagtatcaaaaataaagttagaAGGAGAAATAGTAATCTTAACACCTGAGGCAgagaaacaattaataaaattatctaaatcaCCTCTATCCAGTATTAATTTCCCAGCATACACGCATATT CTTGGTGAGAAAATAACATCAATTGATTTGATCCAACTTGCTGATGCATTAAATCAAACAGCATCTCAATTGCCAATGTCGAAATCAGAA gttaaATTTTCACTAACAAATCAAGCTATGTACTTAAAGGTACATCAGGCACAACAAGTGGCATTAATGTTAGATATAAGTCAACGGTTAGAATCCACTGCTAATCAGCTTCAAGAACATTTACGTTTTAATCATTCTTCGTTGCGCCATGCAGTTGAACATCTTCTAATTGAGGTCGAACAAGctcaaaagtatttatataatgaaggGCCAACAATAGTGACTAAA CTGGCAAAAGAATTTGGAGAAGAATTTAACAAACACATAGATCAATATTTACAAAGAATTGTTAATCAAATTAGAGAAGATGTTGGTAAATGCTGGCCCATGTCACAGGCTTACAATGCCTCTATTGTTGCTGGATgccaaaaaatacttaatccTTAT aatggtTTCTGGATGAGCGTTGGTATTTGCTCAATACTCTTCATGCCCATTATAATTCTTTGTGTAAAATTGGCTTCGCTCTACCAAAAGTCAGATCCCTATCCGGGTCCATTAGTTGAAGC aGAATACTTGTATGATGCATATACAGACCGTGAGAATATTCCATTAGCAag ttcaaacaacaagaaaaaaaatgcacgGAATAAACCACGTAAAAAAGTGACTACTGCTCCGTGTGGAAATCGATCATCAAGTATACCTATAGGCTATGAGAATATGTCCAACCCGGAAATTGCTGTTAACACATCAGCTACTGAGAGTCGTCATCCTGGACATGGAGGTTCAGTTGATTATAGTGCTCATCTTGGGCGAGCCAATATTGTAGTGCCTACTACAAGCCCTTCAGGTGGTTTACCTGAAGCACAACCAAA gccTACCTGGGACTTCCCAAATGGTGGACCACCTCATTATCAAAACCCGATCTCATCTGAGTATGAACGCCCTCCGCCATATTACTATCCTGGCCCTTCTGGACCACCAGG agCTCCACCTGAATCTCAGTCATCATAA
- the LOC113549799 gene encoding prominin-like protein isoform X2, whose protein sequence is MSVGGRWVVCVALLLQLAARSEGNWLKNFAKPKPQLRLMEGVTEHLHNVMPYEQVQFSSPNVSTAYVSSTKFQAAGMGHLYFITNKFIQYILSDQAFPEGFIDVEGDNTIQIDYLSHEWPILVSHYWASATVLVAGLVFAVLMPLIGLTLCCCRCTGGCGSRSQPFDAKYDSCKRQFYGIILAGLTILISFGVVCTFVSNEYLEDGVKELPLNVKKSLNDTRLFINNTKKEVDNLLVVNFDELEETLSNILEASGEIVKKKLGDVSKASVLSNLTAVVNGLGLIKQDLSNVDLLTRQLQETALQLDAALKECRSIIMKKLESCRFERTCRDILNRFNIQDLSLEANFSQLPNVTATLKNISDFITADIEEEVMKGQQQFEKVKTIIQNAVNDNIPEIKLNIRKVGNAIKENCVKVDRVLDRVDSTIANSYSPTEQGEGLLKEFSPYRYYVCLGVAITLFLILICLTLGLFCGFCGSRPEGGYRDDDCCNKGTGASYLMMAVWLMFLSSAFLMIIALFYFVTGVTTDRIICEPLQNPTPSRVLNIVNRLYDVSAIHKLDNQQQPYSRPTPINNDFNISSIIRDCHRNMSLFQVLKMERLIDLNKVLEYPTSFGIDEHIDQLVSKIKLEGEIVILTPEAEKQLIKLSKSPLSSINFPAYTHILGEKITSIDLIQLADALNQTASQLPMSKSEVKFSLTNQAMYLKVHQAQQVALMLDISQRLESTANQLQEHLRFNHSSLRHAVEHLLIEVEQAQKYLYNEGPTIVTKLAKEFGEEFNKHIDQYLQRIVNQIREDVGKCWPMSQAYNASIVAGCQKILNPYNGFWMSVGICSILFMPIIILCVKLASLYQKSDPYPGPLVEAEYLYDAYTDRENIPLASSNNKKKNARNKPRKKVTTAPCGNRSSSIPIGYENMSNPEIAVNTSATESRHPGHGGSVDYSAHLGRANIVVPTTSPSGGLPEAQPKPTWDFPNGGPPHYQNPISSEYERPPPYYYPGPSGPPGAPPESQSS, encoded by the exons GATTCATTGATGTGGAAGGTGATAATACGATTCAAATCGATTATTTATCTCATGAATGGCCGATATTGGTAAGCCATTACTGGGCAAGTGCTACCGTGTTAGTTGCTGGACTAGTGTTTGCTGTTTTAATGCCACTTATTGGACTGACGTTATGCTGTTGTCGTTGTACTGGAGGTTGTGGCTCTCGGTCTCAACCATTTGACGCCAAATACGATTCATGCAAAAGACAGTTTTATGGCATAATACTAGCTGGGCTTACTATACTAATATC atttggcGTTGTTTGTACATTTGTGAGTAATGAATATTTGGAAGACGGTGTTAAGGAGTTACCATTAAATGTTAAGAAATCTTTAAATGATACCAgactgtttataaataatacaaaaaaa GaagttgataatttattagttgtaaACTTTGATGAATTGGAAGAAACACTTTCAAATATATTGGaag CTAGTGgtgaaattgttaaaaaaaaacttggtgATGTTTCTAAAGCATCagttttatctaatttaactGCTGTTGTAAATGGACTGGGGCTCATCAAACAAGATCTTTCTAATGTAGATTTATTGACTCGTCAATTACAAGAAACAGCTCTGCAATTAGATGCTG ccttAAAGGAATGTcgatcaataataatgaaaaaattggagTCATGTCGATTTGAACGTACTTGTcgtgatattttaaatcgattcAATATTCAAGATCTTTCTTTAGAAGCAAATTTTAGCCag TTGCCAAATGTAACAGCTACCTTGAAGAATATATCTGATTTTATTACTGCTGATATTGAGGAAGAGGTAATGAAGGGTCAGcaacaatttgaaaaagtaaaaactattatacagaATGCTGTTAATGACAATATCCCAGAAATAAAACTGAATATTCGAAAAGTGGGAAATGctattaaagaaaattgtGTAAAAGTGGATAGAGTTCTAGATCGTGTAGATTCTACAATTGCTAATTCATATTCCCCGACAGAACAAGGAGAAGGCCTATTAAAAGAATTTTCACCTTAtcg atattatgtttGCTTGGGTGTAGCAATTACactgtttttgattttgatttgtcTAACTCTTGGATTATTCTGTGGATTTTGTGGTAGTCGACCAGAAGGTGGATATCGTGATGATGATTGTTGCAATAAAGGAACAGGTGCCTCATACTTGATGAT ggCTGTATGGTTAATGTTTTTGTCATCAGCATTTTTGATGATCATtgctttgttttattttgttactgGTGTCACTACAGATCGTATCATATGCGAACCATTGCAAAACCCTACACCTTCAAGGGTTTTGAACATAGTAAATCGTTTGTACGATGTATCTGCGATTCATAAATTAGATAATCAACAGCAGCCTTATTCAAGACCAACACCaatcaataatgattttaatattagttctaTAATTCg AGATTGCCATCGTAACATGAGTTTATtccaagttttaaaaatggagAGACTTATTGATCTTAACAAAGTTTTAGAATATCCCACTTCTTTTGGTATTGATGAACATATTGATCAATtagtatcaaaaataaagttagaAGGAGAAATAGTAATCTTAACACCTGAGGCAgagaaacaattaataaaattatctaaatcaCCTCTATCCAGTATTAATTTCCCAGCATACACGCATATT CTTGGTGAGAAAATAACATCAATTGATTTGATCCAACTTGCTGATGCATTAAATCAAACAGCATCTCAATTGCCAATGTCGAAATCAGAA gttaaATTTTCACTAACAAATCAAGCTATGTACTTAAAGGTACATCAGGCACAACAAGTGGCATTAATGTTAGATATAAGTCAACGGTTAGAATCCACTGCTAATCAGCTTCAAGAACATTTACGTTTTAATCATTCTTCGTTGCGCCATGCAGTTGAACATCTTCTAATTGAGGTCGAACAAGctcaaaagtatttatataatgaaggGCCAACAATAGTGACTAAA CTGGCAAAAGAATTTGGAGAAGAATTTAACAAACACATAGATCAATATTTACAAAGAATTGTTAATCAAATTAGAGAAGATGTTGGTAAATGCTGGCCCATGTCACAGGCTTACAATGCCTCTATTGTTGCTGGATgccaaaaaatacttaatccTTAT aatggtTTCTGGATGAGCGTTGGTATTTGCTCAATACTCTTCATGCCCATTATAATTCTTTGTGTAAAATTGGCTTCGCTCTACCAAAAGTCAGATCCCTATCCGGGTCCATTAGTTGAAGC aGAATACTTGTATGATGCATATACAGACCGTGAGAATATTCCATTAGCAag ttcaaacaacaagaaaaaaaatgcacgGAATAAACCACGTAAAAAAGTGACTACTGCTCCGTGTGGAAATCGATCATCAAGTATACCTATAGGCTATGAGAATATGTCCAACCCGGAAATTGCTGTTAACACATCAGCTACTGAGAGTCGTCATCCTGGACATGGAGGTTCAGTTGATTATAGTGCTCATCTTGGGCGAGCCAATATTGTAGTGCCTACTACAAGCCCTTCAGGTGGTTTACCTGAAGCACAACCAAA gccTACCTGGGACTTCCCAAATGGTGGACCACCTCATTATCAAAACCCGATCTCATCTGAGTATGAACGCCCTCCGCCATATTACTATCCTGGCCCTTCTGGACCACCAGG agCTCCACCTGAATCTCAGTCATCATAA